Proteins encoded by one window of Bacillus sp. DTU_2020_1000418_1_SI_GHA_SEK_038:
- a CDS encoding DUF188 domain-containing protein gives MKNNSGGTYWEFIDPSKEACDLFIMNHVQKRDIVVKQEIGLASTHFYLKKFIFCLQRGFHTMRKIFIPRLI, from the coding sequence ATGAAAAACAACTCGGGTGGAACTTACTGGGAATTTATTGACCCTAGTAAAGAAGCTTGTGATTTATTCATCATGAATCATGTGCAGAAACGGGACATCGTTGTAAAACAGGAAATTGGATTAGCATCGACACACTTTTACCTTAAGAAGTTTATATTCTGTCTCCAAAGGGGATTTCATACGATGAGAAAGATATTCATACCGCGCTTAATATGA
- the dnaG gene encoding DNA primase, translated as MVERIAEEKVNEIRQAVDIVDIISDYVQLKKQGRNYFGLCPFHGENTPSFSVSPDKQIYHCFGCGAGGNAFSFLMDLEGYSFQEAAVKLADKGNIKLDISVQSAAVQSDVPPDIKQMLEAHELLRKFYHHLLLNTKDGQHALDYLLGRGFTIETIEKFQIGYSLPSWDFVYKFLGKRKFPIDVMEKAGVIIKREKDGSYFDRFRNRIMFPIFDRSGKTIAFSGRSLGDDEPKYLNSPETPIFNKSKILYNFHLARPQIKKLQQAVLFEGFADVISADLAGVENGIGTMGTSLTDDHVSALKRNAQSITVCYDSDNAGIEAAFRAANMLSNAGCQVRVALMPDGLDPDDYVKKFGSEKFRHEVIDGSHTLMSFKLHYYRRGKKLQDEGDRLLYIEEVLIEISKLDNAVEKDYYLRHLANEFSLSLEALKEQEKQINFSESRKTKGQSSQTVKKQLIFPKQSKQLKPAYYTAERNLIAHMLNDSDLAFKVQNLLQGNTFNVDEHQAIITYLLGFYEEGHMPDTSAFINFIGDEKLKRIVADIQMMEINDELSEQELTDYIKQVFNYQKMLKIKEKLLEQKEAERKNDFVKAALIATEIIQLRKSL; from the coding sequence ATGGTAGAGCGTATCGCCGAGGAAAAAGTGAATGAGATTCGGCAAGCTGTTGATATTGTTGATATTATAAGCGATTATGTTCAATTAAAAAAGCAAGGACGAAATTACTTCGGTCTATGCCCATTTCATGGAGAGAACACACCATCTTTTTCCGTTTCACCTGATAAGCAAATTTATCATTGCTTTGGGTGTGGAGCCGGAGGAAATGCATTTTCATTCTTAATGGATCTTGAAGGTTATTCTTTTCAAGAAGCAGCTGTCAAATTAGCTGATAAAGGGAATATTAAGCTTGACATTTCTGTTCAGTCCGCAGCCGTTCAAAGTGATGTTCCTCCTGATATTAAACAAATGCTGGAGGCACATGAGCTATTGCGTAAATTTTATCATCATCTGCTGCTAAACACAAAAGATGGTCAGCATGCTTTAGACTATTTGCTTGGCAGAGGATTTACAATTGAAACCATTGAAAAGTTTCAAATTGGATACTCTCTTCCTTCTTGGGATTTTGTATATAAATTTCTTGGCAAGAGAAAGTTTCCAATCGATGTTATGGAAAAAGCTGGAGTTATTATTAAACGCGAAAAAGATGGCAGTTATTTTGATCGATTTCGCAACCGAATTATGTTTCCGATTTTTGACCGAAGTGGAAAAACGATTGCCTTTTCAGGAAGATCCTTAGGGGATGATGAACCCAAATATTTAAATAGTCCTGAAACGCCAATCTTTAATAAAAGTAAAATTTTATATAATTTTCATTTAGCTAGACCTCAAATCAAGAAACTACAGCAAGCTGTTTTATTTGAAGGATTTGCGGATGTCATTTCTGCCGATCTTGCAGGAGTTGAAAACGGTATTGGCACAATGGGAACATCCTTAACAGATGACCATGTCTCCGCTTTAAAGAGAAATGCCCAATCAATTACTGTTTGCTATGATTCCGACAATGCTGGAATAGAAGCGGCTTTTAGAGCAGCAAATATGTTATCCAATGCAGGGTGTCAAGTGAGGGTAGCTTTAATGCCAGACGGCCTTGACCCAGACGACTACGTCAAAAAATTTGGCTCTGAAAAGTTTCGTCACGAGGTAATAGATGGCAGCCATACACTTATGTCGTTCAAGCTCCATTACTACCGCAGAGGGAAAAAGCTGCAGGATGAAGGAGATCGCCTGCTTTATATCGAAGAAGTATTAATTGAAATTAGCAAATTAGATAATGCAGTAGAAAAGGATTATTATTTACGTCATCTTGCGAATGAATTTTCCCTATCACTTGAAGCACTTAAAGAACAGGAAAAACAAATTAATTTTTCAGAAAGCCGGAAGACTAAGGGTCAGAGTAGCCAGACTGTCAAAAAACAGCTGATTTTCCCGAAGCAATCGAAGCAGTTAAAACCTGCATATTATACAGCTGAAAGAAATTTAATTGCACATATGCTTAACGATAGTGACCTTGCATTTAAGGTTCAGAATTTGCTTCAAGGAAATACGTTTAATGTCGATGAGCATCAAGCAATCATTACTTATTTATTAGGCTTTTATGAAGAAGGGCACATGCCGGATACAAGTGCATTTATTAACTTTATTGGTGATGAAAAGTTAAAAAGAATTGTCGCTGATATTCAAATGATGGAAATAAATGATGAATTAAGTGAACAAGAATTAACGGATTATATAAAACAGGTGTTTAATTATCAAAAAATGTTAAAGATAAAAGAAAAACTGCTTGAACAAAAAGAAGCAGAGCGGAAAAATGATTTTGTAAAGGCAGCCTTGATCGCAACGGAAATTATTCAGTTGCGCAAGTCTCTATAG
- a CDS encoding DUF188 domain-containing protein, producing the protein MLSPKGISYDEKDIHTALNMKYLSAKARRRGIQGKGLSFQSERPY; encoded by the coding sequence ATTCTGTCTCCAAAGGGGATTTCATACGATGAGAAAGATATTCATACCGCGCTTAATATGAAATATTTATCTGCTAAAGCGCGTAGAAGGGGGATACAAGGGAAGGGCCTAAGCTTTCAGTCGGAAAGACCGTACTAG